GGGCTATGCATCTATCAACTTGGATGTAAATACTTTCATTTAGAGAGCCAAATAAATCTTCAACTCCTCCAAGTATATATACTGGGCTATCAAGAACTTTGTTCCACTAATTTACATTGTTTAAAGAACTATTCTTGAAAGGAGTTTCTCTCGGCAGCCGACTATTGCTAGTCTTTATCTAATCGCCAAATCGGTGTTTTATTAGCGACCACATCATTATGACAGCATCCGATAGGCCAATTTTCTTTCCGCCCTGTTTTGAACGAGCTTCATAACTGATAGGGACTTCCATAATATGCATTCCGCGTTTGCGGAACCTGGCAGTGACTTCCATGCAGAACTCGAAACGCCGGCATGTTAATGGCATTTCACGGATCAAGTCGCCTCGGAAAGCTTTATAACAAGTGCAAACATCCGATATTCTCTGCCAGTACAATACTGCCGCAACATTCGCAAGCAGACGGTTGGCTAGCCAGTGAGGCCAGCGCATCCCTTTTGGCATACGCCTTTGGAGAAATCTGGAGCCATAAACAACGTCGGCTTTACCATCGAGGATGGGAAATACCACAAGTGGTATTTCTTCCGGATAGTACTCCAGATCGGCGTCTTGAATAATCACCGCTTCGCCAGACGTATGAGGTAAAGCTGTCCGTATGGCTACTCCTTTGCCCTGATTTATATCATGACGTAGCGCCACAATCCCTTCGATTGCTAGTATGACCTCCCATGTTTTATCGTTCGAGCCGTCATCAACTACCACTATCTCCAACACTGCGTTGCTGACGGCTTTAAGCCGTTCAATAACCGATGAGATCGTCTTTTCTTCGTTGAAAACGGGAACGATGACAGAAATTAGCCCTTTCTTTGTTAGCCGATTGGTCTCATTCGGCTCGTAGGCGTGGCGTGGATTGGTCATTCTTTCCTCATGAGCTTTACTCAACACATTATACGCATTCGAATATAGAAAATTGTGTATGAGCGTATTTAATAATTTACGACCGATGCGCCTTTTACGGCTTTGCAGACGGTTATTTTAGGCGAATAATCCGTTCTCTGACTATAAGTCCTTTCACAAATCTGAGCAAAATCATTCACACGAGCAGTTTCGACGAGAGCAACGCAGGCACCTCCGAAACCAGCTCCCGTCATTCGAACACCAACACATCCGGGAGTAAAGTCAGCCGAGTCGACCATCAAATCAAGTTCATCTGAACTCACTTCATAATCGAAACGCAATGATTCGTGAGATGCCGCCATCAGGGCATGAACCGCTTGGCGATTGTCGATGC
The bacterium DNA segment above includes these coding regions:
- a CDS encoding glycosyltransferase family 2 protein, with protein sequence MTNPRHAYEPNETNRLTKKGLISVIVPVFNEEKTISSVIERLKAVSNAVLEIVVVDDGSNDKTWEVILAIEGIVALRHDINQGKGVAIRTALPHTSGEAVIIQDADLEYYPEEIPLVVFPILDGKADVVYGSRFLQRRMPKGMRWPHWLANRLLANVAAVLYWQRISDVCTCYKAFRGDLIREMPLTCRRFEFCMEVTARFRKRGMHIMEVPISYEARSKQGGKKIGLSDAVIMMWSLIKHRFGD